CGCTCGGCGGCATCCGCGTAGGCCTTGCAGCTCATCATCTTGGCCCCGGCCGCGTCCTTGGCCGCATATTCCCAACCACTGGAGCCCGGATGCGGTGTCAGCAGGACATCGCAAGGCAGGGCGCGCACGGTGGCGAAGCTGCGCCGGTAGTCGCCGACGATGTTCGGATAACGCGGATTGGCCAGCAGTTGATAACCGGGGGCGCCGAGGCTGTCGACGTAGGCAATGCGTACCGGCTTGCCATCGCGGGTATCATTCCACGTCCAGGCGATGCTGCCCGGCGTATGCCCCGGCATGAAGTGCGCGGTGAAGTCGACGCCGCCCTGCGAGACGACCTCGCCGTCCATGACCACGCGATCCGCCACGGCTGGCGGGTAGGTGATGTCATCGCCGAAGTGCAGGTCATCGCTGCCTCCGCGCGCCAGCAGAACGGCTGACTCGGCGCTGGCCACGATTCGCGCGCCGGTGCGGCGCTTCAGTGCGGCGAAGGGGCCCGCGTGGTCGGCGTGTGCGTGACTGCTGAGCAGCAGGCGCAGGTCCTGCGGCTTGAAGCCGCGCCGCCGCAGGTTGGCCAGCAGATGGTCGGCCATTTGCGGCATGCCACCATCGAGCATCACGACGCCGTCCTGGGTGACCACCAGCAGGGCGGTCAGCTTCTCGGTGCCAATCTGCCAGGTGTGGTCCGCGATGCGCAGCGGCTGCATGGGCCGCAACCAGGACGCATCAACGGTGTAGGCCTGCAACTGAGGGAGCGTCGGCGGCTCCGCGACAGCGGTGGTCGAGTTCAGCAGGCAGGCGGAGAGGGCGCAGGTGAATGTCTGGAAACGCATGTCGAAGGAGGAGGTGGAGAGGAGACAAGACGCTAGCATGGTCCCGAATGGGCGTTCCGCGGTTCCTCCGCGGCACGCTCAATCATCTGGAGGGCCCTTCGGCCCGGCGCGGATTGCCATGAATCATCGATAACTTGAGCCATCTTGTTTTTTTCAAGGCGCGCAAGCCGAGCCCGGTGTCGATGTCGTCACGGCGCGGTGCGAGGTCACGCTGTCAGGCCCATGTACGTGGAAGCCGCGATGTAATCGTTCTCAGGACTGGTATGGTGTTGCGGCATTCACAGGCCAGGGAGGTATCACGTCGTGGAGTTTTTCAGCCGTGCTGCCTGCCCTTGTGCCGCGCTGGTCCTGGTCGCTACGTCTGGAGGTTCTCATGTTGCGATTTCTCGTTGTGACGAGTCTGTGTGTGTTGGGGCTCACCGCGTGCGGTAGCGACAAGGCCGACGCCGTCGAGGAGCTCGGGAGCGCGCAGCAGGGGCTGGCCTGTGAGTGGGGCACGGGCGCGTGCCCGGGTAACACGGTCTGCGCCTACTTCCCCGACACGTGGGAGGAAGGGCTGTGTCGGCCGCCCTGCATCAATGGCGGATGTGAGTCTTCGGCGAACGTGTGCTGCACGCAGCGCAATGGCGCGCCGTACTGCAACAGCAGTTGCTTCTAGCCAGATTCTGGATTGATGTGTTTCGCGCGTTTCGCGAGGACGGGCTTGCGATTGGCTGAAGGCTCCTCGCAGGCTGTCGCGATGACAACTCCTGGGCGGATGCTTCCTCGTGGTTCGCGGTCCCATTCCTGGCGAGCGCTGGCGCTGATGTTCCTCGTGGTGTCCTTGGCGGGGTGTGCTCCGGAGGAGACCCAGGAGGGTGAGCTGGAGCTGGCGGCGCGGGAGGATGCGCTGCCGCCTGGAGGCTGGCGCGTCCTGATGCCGGGCGGAGGCGCGCCC
This genomic window from Myxococcus hansupus contains:
- the bla gene encoding subclass B3 metallo-beta-lactamase codes for the protein MRFQTFTCALSACLLNSTTAVAEPPTLPQLQAYTVDASWLRPMQPLRIADHTWQIGTEKLTALLVVTQDGVVMLDGGMPQMADHLLANLRRRGFKPQDLRLLLSSHAHADHAGPFAALKRRTGARIVASAESAVLLARGGSDDLHFGDDITYPPAVADRVVMDGEVVSQGGVDFTAHFMPGHTPGSIAWTWNDTRDGKPVRIAYVDSLGAPGYQLLANPRYPNIVGDYRRSFATVRALPCDVLLTPHPGSSGWEYAAKDAAGAKMMSCKAYADAAERGFNAQLAEEHRKAR